Proteins encoded together in one Drosophila albomicans strain 15112-1751.03 chromosome 2R, ASM965048v2, whole genome shotgun sequence window:
- the LOC117575614 gene encoding synaptotagmin-4 — protein sequence MADEYMPDVSMMDTIVPAILGLTAAAVLSTVACICAKQMRIRNKKQNHHDASFPFQPTRRPTAVRSPSGQPPHYLKKSPSPTGGKQMGLLSPMQDQSTSPIAPQNVKYTEEDEVPMAQQAHHQQQSSKLNVVDNVKQHNHHHHSPVETIANGNVTITLDESMTNGKELTITDQYGKLGTIYFKLRYLAERNALMVSIIRCRGLPCKGGISGTGDIPTGMNGRTQAATDPYVKLQLLPDKQHKVKTRVVRNTRNPVYDEDFTFYGLNMNDLQNMSLHFVILSFDRYSRDDVIGEVVCPLSSIEIGDISKEALSISKEIQPRSLKIRAQGRGELLISLCWQPAAGRLTVVLLKARNLPRMDVTGLADPYVKIYLLYNGQRIAKKKTHVKKRTLSPVFNESFAFDIPAAEGTGASLEGVSLELMLLDWDRVTKNEVIGRLELGGPTSSSTALNHWNEVCNSPRRQIAEWHKLNE from the exons ATGGCTGACGAGTATATGCCAGATGTCAGCATGATGGACACAA TTGTGCCCGCCATACTTGGCCTCACCGCTGCAGCAGTATTGTCGACGGTGGCCTGCATCTGTGCCAAGCAGATGCGCATACGGAATAAGAAGCAGAACCATCATGATGCCTCATTCCCATTCCAACCGACGCGACGTCCGACTGCAGTTCGGTCTCCAAGTGGACAGCCGCCGCATTATCTGAAGAAGTCACCATCACCAACCGGAGGTAAGCAGATGGGTTTGCTTTCGCCCATGCAGGATCAGTCGACATCGCCGATAGCGCCACAGAAtgtgaaatataccgaagaggATGAGGTGCCGATGGCACAACAAGCTCACCATCAGCAGCAATCCAGCAAACTGAATGTCGTGGACAATGTCAAGCagcataatcatcatcatcactcGCCGGTGGAGACaattgccaatggcaatgtgACCATAACACTGGACGAATCAATGACCAATGGCAAGGAGCTAACCATTACCGATCAGTATGGCAAACTGGGCACTATTTACTTCAAGCTGCGTTATTTGGCCGAGCGCAATGCACTCATGGTATCCATCATTCGCTGCCGCGGCTTGCCTTGCAAGGGTGGCATAAGTGGAACCGGAGACATACCCACGGGCATGAATGGACGCACACAGGCTGCAACCGATCCGTATGTGAAGCTCCAGCTCTTGCCGGACAAGCAGCACAAAGTGAAGACCCGCGTTGTACGAAACACACGGAATCCGGTTTACGATGAGGACTTTACCTTCTACGGCCTGAACATGAATGATCTGCAGAACATGAGCTTGCACTTTGTTATTCTCAGCTTTGATAGGTATTCGCGTGATGATGTAATCGGTGAGGTGGTCTGCCCCCTGTCATCCATTGAGATTGGCGACATATCGAAAGAAGCCCTGTCGATTAGCAAGGAAATTCAGCCCCGAAGCCTGAAGATACGTGCCCAAGGACGTGGTGAACTGCTCATCTCGCTCTGCTGGCAACCGGCAGCTGGACGTTTGACCGTCGTTTTGCTAAAGGCGCGAAATCTGCCGCGCATGGATGTCACCGGTCTGGCTGATCCCTATGTCAAAATCTATTTACTATACAATGGTCAGCGCATTGCCAAGAAGAAGACACACGTGAAGAAACGCACTCTGAGTCCCGTATTCAATGAGAGTTTCGCCTTCGATATTCCCGCTGCCGAG GGCACTGGCGCCAGCTTGGAGGGCGTCTCATTGGAGCTGATGTTACTCGACTGGGATCGCGTGACCAAGAATGAG GTTATTGGACGTTTGGAACTTGGAGGACCAACCTCGAGCAGCACCGCTTTGAACCACTGGAACGAGGTATGCAATTCACCCCGTCGTCAAATTGCCGAATGGCACAAGCTGAATGAGTAA
- the LOC117575613 gene encoding glucose dehydrogenase [FAD, quinone] isoform X2, which produces MSTSTSACDCLVGVPTGPTLASTCGGSAFMLFMGLLEVFIRSQCDLEDPCGRASSRFRSEPDYEYDFIVIGGGSAGSVVASRLSEVPQWKVLLIEAGGDEPVGAQIPSMFLNFIGSDIDYRFNTEPETMACLSSMEQRCYWPRGKVLGGTSVMNGMMYIRGNREDYDDWAAQGNPGWAYNDVLPFFLKSEDNLELDAVGNEYHAKGGLMPVGKFPYNPPLSYAILKAGEEMGFSVQDLNGQNSTGFMIAQMTARNGIRYSSARAFLRPARMRNNLHILLNTTVTKVLIHPHTKNVLGVEVSDQFGSTRKIMAKKEVVLSAGAVNSPQILLLSGVGPKDELKQVNVRPVHNLPGVGKNLQNHVAFFTNFFIDDADTAPLNWATAMEYLLFRDGLMSGTGISDVTAKLSSRWAQRPDVPDLQLYFGGYLASCARTGQVGELLSNNSRSIQIFPAVLNPRSRGYITLRSADPLDPPRIFANYLTDEHDVKTLVEGIKFAIRLSQSSPLKQYGMRLDKTVVKGCESQTFGSDAYWECAVRQNTGPENHQAGSCKMGPAQDPLAVVNHELRVHGIRGLRVMDTSIMPRVTSGNTHAPAVMIAEKGAYLLKRAWGAKV; this is translated from the exons ATGTCCACCAGCACATCAGCCTGTGATTGTTTGGTGGGCGTGCCCACTGGCCCTACACTAGCCTCCACATGTGGCGGAAGTGCGTTTATGCTGTTCATGGGCTTGCTCGAGGTATTCATACGCTCCCAATGTGATCTCGAAGATCCCTGTGGACGCGCCAGCTCGCGG tTCCGTTCGGAACCAGATTACGAGTACGATTTCATCGTTATTGGCGGTGGTTCTGCGGGCTCTGTGGTTGCGTCGCGTCTTTCTGAGGTGCCACAGTGGAAGGTGTTGCTCATTGAAGCCG GTGGAGACGAACCGGTGGGAGCGCAAATTCCATCCATGTTTTTGAACTTCATCGGCAGCGACATTGACTATCGGTTCAACACGGAGCCGGAGACAATGGCCTGCCTTTCATCCATGGAGCAGCGCTGTTATTGGCCACGTGGCAAGGTCCTGGGTGGCACCTCGGTGATGAATGGCATGATGTACATACGTGGAAATCGCGAAGATTACGATGACTGGGCAGCCCAGGGCAATCCTGGCTGGGCCTACAACGATGTCCTGCCATTCTTTTTGAAATCTGAGGACAATCTGGAGCTGGATGCCGTGGGCAACGAATATCATGCCAAGGGTGGCCTCATGCCCGTTGGCAAGTTCCCCTATAATCCGCCGCTGTCGTATGCCATACTGAAGGCGGGCGAGGAGATGGGCTTCTCGGTGCAGGATCTGAATGGACAGAATTCCACGGGCTTCATGATCGCCCAGATGACGGCACGCAATGGCATTCGTTACAGCTCTGCCAGAGCATTCCTGAGACCGGCACGTATGCgcaataatttgcatattttgttgaacACAACGGTCACAAAAGTGCTGATTCATCCGCATACGAAAAACGTGCTTGGTGTGGAGGTTAGCGATCAGTTTGGCAGCACACGCAAGATAATGGCCAAGAAGGAGGTGGTCTTAAGTGCCGGCGCTGTCAACTCACCTCAGATTCTGCTACTCAGCGGTGTCGGTCCCAAGGATGAGTTGAAACAGGTGAACGTTCGCCCAGTTCACAACTTGCCCGGCGTGGGCAAAAACCTTCAGAATCATGTGGCCTTCTTCACCAACTTCTTCATCGACGACGCTGACACGGCGCCTCTCAACTGGGCTACTGCCATGGAATACTTGCTATTCCGCGATGGTCTAATGTCCGGCACAGGCATCTCAGATGTTACTGCCAAGCTCTCCTCGCGCTGGGCTCAGCGTCCAGATGTGCCCGATCTGCAGCTCTACTTTGGCGGCTACTTGGCCAGTTGTGCAAGGACAGGACAAGTAGGTGAACTGTTGTCCAACAACTCGCGTTCCATTCAAATATTCCCGGCTGTGCTCAATCCCAGATCGCGTGGCTATATCACGCTACGCTCTGCCGATCCTCTTGATCCGCCACGCATATTCGCCAACTATTTAACCGATGAGCATGATGTCAAGACATTAGTTGAGGGTATCAAGTTCGCCATTCGGCTGTCGCAGAGCTCGCCTCTCAAGCAGTATGGCATGCGGCTGGACAAGACCGTTGTGAAGGGCTGTGAGTCGCAGACCTTTGGCAGCGATGCGTATTGGGAGTGCGCAGTGCGTCAGAATACCGGACCAGAGAATCATCAGGCGGGCTCCTGCAAAATGGGACCCGCCCAGGATCCACTGGCCGTGGTTAATCACGAGCTGAGGGTGCACGGCATTCGGGGATTACGTGTGATGGACACGAGCATCATGCCCAGGGTGACATCGGGCAACACGCATGCGCCAGCTGTGATGATTGCTGAGAAGGGCGCCTATCTGCTGAAGCGGGCTTGGGGCGCCAAGGTCTGA
- the LOC117575613 gene encoding glucose dehydrogenase [FAD, quinone] isoform X1, with product MSTSTSACDCLVGVPTGPTLASTCGGSAFMLFMGLLEVFIRSQCDLEDPCGRASSRFRSEPDYEYDFIVIGGGSAGSVVASRLSEVPQWKVLLIEAGGDEPVGAQIPSMFLNFIGSDIDYRFNTEPETMACLSSMEQRCYWPRGKVLGGTSVMNGMMYIRGNREDYDDWAAQGNPGWAYNDVLPFFLKSEDNLELDAVGNEYHAKGGLMPVGKFPYNPPLSYAILKAGEEMGFSVQDLNGQNSTGFMIAQMTARNGIRYSSARAFLRPARMRNNLHILLNTTVTKVLIHPHTKNVLGVEVSDQFGSTRKIMAKKEVVLSAGAVNSPQILLLSGVGPKDELKQVNVRPVHNLPGVGKNLQNHVAFFTNFFIDDADTAPLNWATAMEYLLFRDGLMSGTGISDVTAKLSSRWAQRPDVPDLQLYFGGYLASCARTGQVGELLSNNSRSIQIFPAVLNPRSRGYITLRSADPLDPPRIFANYLTDEHDVKTLVEGIKFAIRLSQSSPLKQYGMRLDKTVVKGCESQTFGSDAYWECAVRQNTGPENHQAGSCKMGPAQDPLAVVNHELRVHGIRGLRVMDTSIMPRVTSGNTHAPAVMIAEKGAYLLKRAWGAKVURVDATWTLHRVI from the exons ATGTCCACCAGCACATCAGCCTGTGATTGTTTGGTGGGCGTGCCCACTGGCCCTACACTAGCCTCCACATGTGGCGGAAGTGCGTTTATGCTGTTCATGGGCTTGCTCGAGGTATTCATACGCTCCCAATGTGATCTCGAAGATCCCTGTGGACGCGCCAGCTCGCGG tTCCGTTCGGAACCAGATTACGAGTACGATTTCATCGTTATTGGCGGTGGTTCTGCGGGCTCTGTGGTTGCGTCGCGTCTTTCTGAGGTGCCACAGTGGAAGGTGTTGCTCATTGAAGCCG GTGGAGACGAACCGGTGGGAGCGCAAATTCCATCCATGTTTTTGAACTTCATCGGCAGCGACATTGACTATCGGTTCAACACGGAGCCGGAGACAATGGCCTGCCTTTCATCCATGGAGCAGCGCTGTTATTGGCCACGTGGCAAGGTCCTGGGTGGCACCTCGGTGATGAATGGCATGATGTACATACGTGGAAATCGCGAAGATTACGATGACTGGGCAGCCCAGGGCAATCCTGGCTGGGCCTACAACGATGTCCTGCCATTCTTTTTGAAATCTGAGGACAATCTGGAGCTGGATGCCGTGGGCAACGAATATCATGCCAAGGGTGGCCTCATGCCCGTTGGCAAGTTCCCCTATAATCCGCCGCTGTCGTATGCCATACTGAAGGCGGGCGAGGAGATGGGCTTCTCGGTGCAGGATCTGAATGGACAGAATTCCACGGGCTTCATGATCGCCCAGATGACGGCACGCAATGGCATTCGTTACAGCTCTGCCAGAGCATTCCTGAGACCGGCACGTATGCgcaataatttgcatattttgttgaacACAACGGTCACAAAAGTGCTGATTCATCCGCATACGAAAAACGTGCTTGGTGTGGAGGTTAGCGATCAGTTTGGCAGCACACGCAAGATAATGGCCAAGAAGGAGGTGGTCTTAAGTGCCGGCGCTGTCAACTCACCTCAGATTCTGCTACTCAGCGGTGTCGGTCCCAAGGATGAGTTGAAACAGGTGAACGTTCGCCCAGTTCACAACTTGCCCGGCGTGGGCAAAAACCTTCAGAATCATGTGGCCTTCTTCACCAACTTCTTCATCGACGACGCTGACACGGCGCCTCTCAACTGGGCTACTGCCATGGAATACTTGCTATTCCGCGATGGTCTAATGTCCGGCACAGGCATCTCAGATGTTACTGCCAAGCTCTCCTCGCGCTGGGCTCAGCGTCCAGATGTGCCCGATCTGCAGCTCTACTTTGGCGGCTACTTGGCCAGTTGTGCAAGGACAGGACAAGTAGGTGAACTGTTGTCCAACAACTCGCGTTCCATTCAAATATTCCCGGCTGTGCTCAATCCCAGATCGCGTGGCTATATCACGCTACGCTCTGCCGATCCTCTTGATCCGCCACGCATATTCGCCAACTATTTAACCGATGAGCATGATGTCAAGACATTAGTTGAGGGTATCAAGTTCGCCATTCGGCTGTCGCAGAGCTCGCCTCTCAAGCAGTATGGCATGCGGCTGGACAAGACCGTTGTGAAGGGCTGTGAGTCGCAGACCTTTGGCAGCGATGCGTATTGGGAGTGCGCAGTGCGTCAGAATACCGGACCAGAGAATCATCAGGCGGGCTCCTGCAAAATGGGACCCGCCCAGGATCCACTGGCCGTGGTTAATCACGAGCTGAGGGTGCACGGCATTCGGGGATTACGTGTGATGGACACGAGCATCATGCCCAGGGTGACATCGGGCAACACGCATGCGCCAGCTGTGATGATTGCTGAGAAGGGCGCCTATCTGCTGAAGCGGGCTTGGGGCGCCAAGGTCTGACGCGTGGATGCAACGTGGACGCTGCATAGagtaatttaa
- the LOC117575622 gene encoding general odorant-binding protein 84a, with translation MAHFNFFILLLTMSFLFWSVLNGQDVQPEPDDPEVQREKHAEFFAARKACALEFLVPYVRICVALFAVLSLSCVQALEDHAKDNGDIYIINYDSFDGDMDDISTTTEAPRDPDFIDFDEVIRICNASFVTPLSNTILFNTTGKLLDENDRTSMCYFRCFFEKAGLMDNFKLNVELVRKYLWPATGDSIEHCESQAMDETNACVRAYAITQCIMMRALTDARNKPMV, from the exons ATGGCgcattttaacttttttattcttttgctCACTAtgagctttttgttttggagTGTGTTGAATGGACAAGACGTCCAGCCAGAACCCGATGATCCTGAAGTGCAGCGCGAAAAACATGCTGAATTCTTTGCCGCAAGAAAAGCTTGTGCTCTGGAGTTCTTAGTTCCATACG TTCGAATTTGTGTTGCGCTTTTTGCCGTGTTGAGTTTGAGTTGTGTTCAGGCACTGGAGGATCATGCCAAGGATAATGGTGACATATATATTATCAACTACGATAGCTTTGATGGCGATATGGATGACATATCGACCACCACAGAAGCGCCAAGGGATCCCGATTTTATAGATTTTGATGAGGTTATACGCATCTGCAATGCAAGTTTTGTCACGCCTTTGT CTAATACCATACTGTTCAACACCACGGGCAAGCTGTTGGATGAGAATGACAGGACGAGCATG TGCTATTTCCGTTGCTTCTTTGAAAAGGCAGGATTGATGGACAACTTCAAGTTGAATGTGGAACTGGTGCGCAAGTACTTGTGGCCCGCAACTGGAGATTCCATCGAGCATTGCGAATCGCAGGCCA TGGACGAAACCAATGCGTGTGTGCGAGCTTACGCCATCACTCAGTGCATCATGATGCGAGCTCTTACGGATGCCAGGAACAAACCCATGGtctaa